The Methanobacterium sp. BAmetb5 genome includes a region encoding these proteins:
- the feoB gene encoding ferrous iron transport protein B — protein MVKLPECIEKSEYEKNISSGTPELKIEPADITIALAGNANVGKSVIFNNLTGSEQVVGNWPGKTVDLAEGTFHYNGQKFHIIDLPGIYSFSTFSMEEIVSREYIAHEKPEVVINVLDGSVLERNLFFTLQLMEMGVPLVVCVNQMDIARQKGFHIDTEKLERALGVPVVPTVAIHGEGLQKLVEKAIDVAQARKVVEVPVEYGGEVERVVKQLEEFLDKEGLDLGYSNRWVAIKLLENDPEINKQVESASERAIQYSTYLALELEKIHDEPSFSIIASERYALASRIAAGAQKQDKYKPTLSEKLDKILIHPLFGYFTSALVILGLLIWTFVLGNFLSEIITEAMSFFQPVDAALSGPVIAVLWNGAFGGFVAGVTLIVPFVIPFYILLSYIENSGLLTRVAFMMDSFMQKIGLHGKALIPLVLGYGCSVPAIDSTKILETRRERLLAAFAITFAPCSARTIIILSLVAIFVSIWWALALYVLDIIIIFIMGKLALKAMPGESTGLIMEMHALRLPSTSTILKQTWNRTKSLIYLVFPVFIAGSALIQVLYVLGILGPISNFMAPLTVGWLLLPSFAGILLIVGVVRKEFVLLTLVSFVGTDLSLALTPVQFIVLALIGMLYIPCLSTISILIREFGLKAASVISAANLITAFIVGGIAAHLLSFIL, from the coding sequence ATGGTTAAACTTCCGGAATGCATTGAAAAATCAGAATACGAAAAGAACATTTCATCTGGAACCCCGGAATTAAAAATTGAACCAGCGGATATTACCATAGCCCTGGCCGGAAATGCCAATGTGGGTAAAAGTGTTATTTTTAACAATTTAACGGGTTCAGAACAGGTAGTGGGGAACTGGCCGGGGAAAACAGTGGATCTTGCTGAGGGAACTTTCCACTATAATGGTCAAAAATTCCATATAATCGATTTACCGGGAATATACTCTTTTTCCACATTTTCCATGGAAGAAATCGTTTCCAGGGAATACATTGCCCACGAAAAACCAGAGGTGGTTATCAATGTCCTTGATGGTTCAGTACTGGAGAGAAACCTTTTTTTCACCCTGCAACTAATGGAAATGGGAGTCCCTCTGGTGGTTTGTGTTAACCAGATGGACATTGCCCGGCAGAAGGGATTTCACATTGACACTGAAAAATTGGAAAGAGCCCTAGGTGTGCCAGTGGTTCCCACGGTAGCCATACATGGTGAGGGATTACAAAAACTGGTAGAAAAGGCCATTGACGTTGCTCAAGCCAGGAAAGTAGTGGAAGTCCCGGTTGAATATGGCGGTGAAGTGGAAAGGGTAGTTAAACAACTGGAAGAATTCCTGGATAAAGAGGGCCTTGACCTGGGATATTCCAATAGATGGGTAGCCATTAAACTTTTAGAAAATGACCCTGAAATTAATAAACAAGTTGAATCAGCATCAGAACGCGCAATCCAGTACTCCACCTACCTCGCCCTTGAACTGGAGAAAATCCATGATGAACCTTCATTTTCCATAATTGCCTCGGAACGTTATGCCCTGGCCAGTAGGATCGCAGCCGGAGCTCAAAAACAGGATAAATATAAACCTACACTATCTGAAAAACTGGACAAAATTCTTATACATCCCCTATTTGGATATTTCACCTCGGCACTGGTGATACTTGGTCTTTTAATCTGGACATTTGTTCTGGGAAACTTCCTATCCGAGATCATCACCGAAGCAATGAGTTTCTTCCAACCAGTGGATGCCGCCCTATCTGGTCCAGTAATTGCGGTTCTATGGAACGGGGCCTTTGGAGGATTTGTAGCAGGGGTCACGTTGATCGTGCCCTTTGTCATCCCCTTCTACATTCTGCTTTCCTATATAGAGAATTCTGGTCTCCTCACCAGGGTGGCCTTTATGATGGACAGTTTTATGCAAAAAATTGGTTTGCATGGTAAGGCGCTGATACCCCTGGTACTGGGATACGGTTGCAGTGTCCCGGCCATTGACAGTACTAAAATTCTGGAGACCAGGAGGGAAAGATTACTGGCCGCATTTGCCATAACATTTGCCCCCTGCTCGGCCAGAACCATAATCATACTGAGCCTGGTGGCCATCTTTGTCAGCATATGGTGGGCTCTAGCCCTTTATGTTCTGGATATAATCATAATATTTATAATGGGAAAACTGGCTCTCAAGGCCATGCCTGGTGAGTCCACGGGTTTGATCATGGAGATGCATGCCCTGAGGCTGCCATCCACATCCACCATTCTTAAACAAACCTGGAACCGAACAAAATCCTTGATCTATCTGGTGTTCCCAGTTTTCATCGCCGGAAGTGCGTTGATTCAGGTATTATACGTGCTGGGCATACTGGGGCCTATAAGTAATTTTATGGCACCATTAACAGTGGGATGGCTTTTACTACCTTCCTTTGCAGGAATACTCTTGATTGTTGGGGTAGTCCGTAAAGAATTCGTTCTCTTAACTCTGGTGTCATTTGTAGGGACAGATCTATCCCTGGCACTGACTCCGGTCCAGTTTATTGTACTGGCGTTAATAGGAATGTTGTACATACCTTGTCTTTCCACCATTAGCATATTAATACGGGAATTTGGCTTGAAAGCGGCCAGTGTTATCTCTGCCGCCAATTTAATAACCGCATTTATAGTAGGAGGAATAGCAGCCCATTTGCTGTCATTCATCCTTTGA
- a CDS encoding metal-dependent transcriptional regulator, translating into MSSGNSLSENAEEYMEVLYKLSLKERPVKTTKISTMLNVSPASVTQMIKKLQKEGYVDYSPYKGVTLTEEGYKIASKITRKHRLLERFLHDVLKIKKDKVHDQACEMEHVLSDDAERALCQLLENPDECPDDEELIPVCDFQFETCDECRKRRQEEVNQVGKRDKNLVSITDMEKNEKGKVTFIRGDYKVIRRLMDMGITMGAHISVLEVAPFKGPVELLVRGSNLALGRDIAKNVFVEIIREDTVPSKGALSYG; encoded by the coding sequence ATGTCTTCTGGAAATAGTTTAAGTGAAAATGCCGAGGAATACATGGAAGTTCTCTATAAACTATCTTTAAAGGAACGACCAGTTAAAACTACCAAGATATCTACCATGCTAAATGTATCACCGGCCAGTGTAACCCAGATGATAAAAAAATTACAAAAAGAGGGTTACGTTGATTATTCACCTTATAAGGGTGTCACCCTTACTGAGGAAGGATATAAAATTGCCTCCAAGATCACCAGAAAGCACAGACTTCTGGAGAGATTCCTCCACGATGTGCTTAAAATAAAAAAGGATAAAGTCCATGACCAGGCCTGTGAAATGGAACACGTGCTTTCAGACGACGCGGAAAGAGCATTATGCCAGCTCCTGGAAAACCCGGATGAATGCCCGGATGATGAAGAACTGATACCAGTGTGTGACTTCCAGTTTGAAACCTGTGATGAATGCCGTAAACGCCGGCAGGAAGAAGTTAACCAGGTTGGAAAACGTGATAAGAACCTGGTCTCCATTACAGATATGGAAAAAAATGAAAAAGGTAAAGTAACATTTATCCGGGGAGATTATAAAGTCATACGCCGACTGATGGACATGGGAATAACCATGGGTGCCCATATATCCGTCCTGGAAGTTGCTCCATTTAAAGGGCCAGTGGAATTATTGGTACGAGGATCTAACCTTGCACTGGGAAGAGATATCGCTAAAAACGTTTTTGTAGAGATAATCAGAGAAGACACAGTCCCATCTAAAGGAGCCCTATCATATGGTTAA
- the thsA gene encoding thermosome subunit alpha, producing the protein MPEGSSRVLGRDAQRMNIMAGKVLAETVRTTLGPRGMDKMLVDGLGDIVVTNDGVTILKEMDIEHPAAKMLVEVAKTQEDEVGDGTTTAVIIAGELLKKAEDLLDQEIHPTTLVMGYRKAAAKSQELLNQIAIDASDRETLCMVAMTAMTGKGTEKARGPLAELVVDAVLQVAEDGEVDTDHINIQRIQGATVHDSQIVNGVVIDKSRATNAMPKNLENAKIALLKYPIEVKDLETDAKIKLTDPAQMQAFLDQEEQMVKDMVDKVVESGANVIFCQKGIDDLAQHLLAREGITALKRVRKSDMERMAKATGARLVTNINELSPEDLGHAGHVYEKKIFDEILTFVEECDDPKAVSIILRGSTRHVAEEVERAVEDAIGVVSATVEDGQVVAGGGAPEVALAKGLRDYADTISGREQLAIAAFAEALEIVPKTLAENAGIDQIDALVDMRAAQEQSFYMGLDVFQRDVVDMKEAHVIEPKRVKKQAIQSAAEAAEMILRIDDMIASSGSGEPDMGDMGGMPGGMPPMM; encoded by the coding sequence ATGCCTGAAGGCTCTTCCAGAGTATTAGGAAGGGACGCTCAGAGAATGAACATTATGGCCGGAAAAGTACTGGCTGAAACCGTTAGAACAACTTTAGGCCCACGAGGAATGGATAAAATGCTCGTGGATGGTTTAGGTGACATTGTGGTTACCAATGACGGAGTAACCATCCTCAAAGAAATGGACATCGAGCATCCTGCCGCTAAAATGCTGGTGGAAGTAGCCAAAACCCAGGAAGACGAAGTGGGAGACGGAACCACCACTGCAGTCATCATTGCTGGAGAACTCCTCAAAAAGGCAGAAGACCTCCTGGACCAGGAGATACACCCCACCACCCTGGTGATGGGATACCGAAAAGCTGCAGCAAAATCGCAAGAACTCTTAAACCAGATAGCTATTGATGCTAGTGACCGTGAAACCCTCTGCATGGTGGCCATGACTGCCATGACTGGTAAAGGAACCGAAAAAGCACGAGGACCACTGGCTGAACTGGTAGTAGATGCCGTACTCCAGGTGGCAGAAGACGGTGAAGTGGACACCGACCACATTAACATCCAGAGAATACAGGGTGCAACAGTCCACGATTCCCAGATCGTCAATGGAGTGGTTATCGACAAAAGCAGGGCAACCAATGCCATGCCTAAAAACCTAGAAAACGCCAAAATAGCACTTCTAAAATACCCAATAGAAGTCAAAGACCTGGAAACTGACGCCAAAATCAAACTCACTGACCCGGCCCAGATGCAGGCCTTCTTAGACCAGGAAGAACAGATGGTAAAGGACATGGTGGACAAGGTCGTGGAAAGCGGTGCCAATGTTATATTCTGTCAGAAAGGAATAGACGATCTGGCACAGCACCTACTCGCCAGAGAAGGAATCACGGCCCTCAAACGGGTAAGAAAATCCGATATGGAACGTATGGCCAAAGCCACTGGAGCACGCCTGGTAACCAACATTAACGAGCTCTCCCCAGAAGATCTGGGACACGCCGGCCACGTCTACGAGAAGAAGATCTTCGATGAAATACTCACCTTTGTGGAAGAATGTGATGATCCTAAGGCAGTATCCATCATCCTCCGAGGTAGTACCCGACACGTAGCTGAAGAAGTCGAAAGAGCAGTAGAAGACGCTATCGGAGTAGTTTCTGCAACCGTGGAAGATGGTCAGGTAGTAGCTGGTGGTGGGGCCCCAGAAGTAGCTCTGGCCAAAGGACTCCGGGACTACGCCGACACCATCAGTGGCCGTGAACAGTTAGCAATTGCTGCTTTCGCCGAAGCCCTGGAAATCGTCCCTAAAACCCTGGCTGAAAATGCAGGTATAGACCAGATCGATGCCCTGGTGGACATGCGAGCCGCCCAGGAACAGAGTTTCTACATGGGACTGGATGTATTCCAGCGTGATGTGGTAGACATGAAAGAAGCCCACGTCATTGAACCTAAACGGGTTAAAAAACAGGCTATCCAGTCAGCTGCCGAAGCAGCAGAAATGATCCTGCGTATCGACGATATGATCGCCTCATCTGGCTCTGGTGAACCAGATATGGGTGATATGGGTGGAATGCCTGGTGGAATGCCACCAATGATGTAA
- a CDS encoding cation-translocating P-type ATPase yields the protein MPNIDIKNNISFNKFKTDSEYRSIVLTIISAVFLLISWSGILKNVIPFDVALVSVVISGTPILLEAVKGLITSFDLKANVLVSIALIASLLIGEYFAAAEIAVIMTIGEILEDRTVRKARESVKKLLELTPPMARIKTPDGEREIPVEDLAMGDILLVKPGESIPVDGIIIKGHTSIDQSILTGESMPVDKKIGDEVFIGTLNQLGVIEVEATKVGEDTSLAKLIRLVRDSEDKKAPVVRLTDRVATVIVPLAVAASLITYFLTQDIIRLVTILVVFCPCALVLATPTAIMAGIGNASRKGILIKSGEALETVGKVDVIAFDKTGTITYGKPEVAEVMSLSDEYTPEEILSISAMAEKFSEHPIGQAVLHKAENELLSVDDPQKFRVELGQGVEADIDNQQVLVGNRKLMDNNLVLITPEMIDIMKFQENRGKTVLLVAIEQSIIGIITVADRIKGESREIVEELKEIGIKEVFLLTGDNQVTASSIARDIGVDRVYSQQLPEDKVRVIEEQLQQNRKVGMIGDGINDAPALARSNVGVAMGALGSDVAIETADVALMSDDISKIPELIHLSRKVRGTINVNIVVPILINFTAIVLAAFGIIGPVAGALIHNLGSVLVVGNSSRLINYRRNKTSKKSKIIVKNAESVSPP from the coding sequence ATGCCAAATATAGATATTAAAAATAATATTAGCTTTAATAAATTTAAAACGGATAGTGAATATCGTTCCATAGTTTTAACAATTATTTCCGCAGTTTTTTTATTAATCAGCTGGTCCGGTATCTTAAAAAATGTAATACCATTTGACGTGGCCCTGGTGAGCGTGGTAATCAGTGGAACTCCCATTCTTTTGGAGGCAGTTAAGGGACTTATCACCTCTTTTGATCTCAAAGCAAATGTACTGGTGAGTATAGCATTGATTGCCTCTCTGTTAATTGGGGAATATTTTGCAGCTGCAGAAATTGCCGTTATCATGACGATTGGTGAGATACTGGAGGACCGAACAGTTCGAAAAGCCCGGGAAAGTGTAAAAAAACTTTTAGAGCTAACACCCCCTATGGCCCGCATTAAGACACCCGACGGAGAGAGGGAAATACCAGTGGAGGATCTGGCCATGGGTGACATTCTTCTGGTAAAACCAGGAGAATCCATCCCAGTTGATGGAATTATTATAAAGGGACATACCTCCATTGACCAGTCCATACTGACTGGGGAATCCATGCCGGTTGATAAAAAAATAGGGGATGAAGTATTTATAGGCACTCTGAATCAGTTGGGCGTCATTGAAGTAGAGGCTACTAAAGTGGGGGAAGATACATCCCTGGCCAAACTCATACGCCTGGTACGTGATTCTGAAGATAAAAAAGCACCGGTGGTTAGATTAACTGACCGGGTGGCCACTGTAATTGTCCCCCTGGCAGTTGCCGCCTCCCTGATAACCTACTTCTTAACCCAGGACATCATACGCTTGGTAACTATATTAGTGGTGTTTTGTCCCTGTGCACTGGTACTGGCCACTCCCACGGCAATTATGGCCGGTATTGGTAATGCATCACGTAAGGGAATCCTGATTAAAAGTGGGGAAGCACTGGAAACTGTGGGTAAGGTGGATGTTATTGCCTTCGATAAAACCGGTACCATAACCTACGGTAAACCCGAAGTAGCTGAAGTTATGTCATTAAGTGATGAGTACACTCCTGAAGAGATTTTGAGTATATCTGCAATGGCAGAAAAATTCTCAGAACATCCCATTGGTCAAGCTGTACTCCATAAAGCAGAAAATGAATTATTATCAGTAGATGACCCTCAAAAGTTCAGGGTAGAACTAGGCCAGGGTGTCGAGGCCGATATAGATAATCAGCAGGTTCTGGTTGGAAATAGAAAACTCATGGATAACAACCTAGTCCTTATAACTCCGGAAATGATTGATATAATGAAATTTCAGGAAAATAGGGGTAAAACTGTTCTGCTGGTGGCCATTGAACAATCAATAATTGGAATTATAACTGTAGCAGATAGGATCAAAGGAGAGTCCAGAGAAATAGTAGAGGAACTTAAAGAAATAGGTATTAAGGAGGTTTTCCTGTTAACCGGTGATAACCAGGTTACGGCATCATCTATAGCACGGGATATCGGAGTAGATAGGGTCTATTCCCAGCAACTTCCCGAGGATAAGGTCCGGGTAATTGAAGAACAGCTACAGCAAAACCGGAAGGTGGGTATGATTGGTGATGGGATCAACGATGCTCCGGCCCTGGCCCGGTCCAATGTGGGTGTGGCCATGGGTGCCCTGGGCTCTGATGTGGCTATTGAAACCGCCGATGTAGCCTTGATGTCCGATGATATAAGTAAAATACCAGAACTCATCCATCTCTCCCGTAAAGTCCGGGGCACCATTAACGTGAACATAGTGGTACCCATCCTCATCAATTTCACGGCCATTGTCCTGGCTGCCTTTGGTATCATTGGCCCGGTGGCTGGTGCTCTGATTCACAACCTGGGATCGGTTCTGGTGGTGGGTAATTCTTCCCGGCTCATCAATTATCGCCGCAATAAAACTTCTAAAAAATCAAAAATTATCGTTAAAAATGCGGAATCTGTATCCCCGCCTTGA
- a CDS encoding DUF2188 domain-containing protein, translating to MAANLHVMTGRKGGWDVKRDGAVKASGHFDTKKEAIEFAEEEGKRYNVEVFIHSENGKIEKRESFGKNLY from the coding sequence ATGGCTGCTAATCTCCATGTGATGACTGGTAGAAAGGGGGGTTGGGATGTTAAAAGGGATGGTGCGGTGAAGGCATCGGGACATTTTGACACCAAAAAAGAAGCAATTGAATTCGCCGAGGAAGAAGGTAAACGATATAATGTGGAAGTTTTCATCCACAGTGAAAATGGTAAAATAGAAAAACGGGAAAGCTTCGGTAAGAACCTCTATTAA
- a CDS encoding RimK/LysX family protein, with amino-acid sequence MESTDYTQLDYDKLKKQLSFNFAENKAIKDLQIKPDAFIPVLFSLKFGGDWSFKTSELEAMAVKEKITRYNEVKEECYTLERVTLFVNPILISTEGKVLRLEKCGTKNERELVERPFRVKLDAEDIILAELNPAAMEIHLERIKGPLTFEGSAAYGVSHEMEHLAGCEHTGKFIWEFKYRVQG; translated from the coding sequence GTGGAATCTACAGATTATACTCAGTTAGATTATGATAAACTCAAAAAACAGCTTTCTTTCAACTTCGCGGAGAACAAAGCCATAAAGGACCTCCAGATCAAACCGGATGCCTTCATACCTGTACTATTTTCCCTTAAATTTGGTGGAGACTGGAGTTTTAAAACCAGTGAACTGGAAGCCATGGCCGTGAAAGAGAAAATAACCCGTTACAACGAGGTCAAAGAGGAATGTTATACTCTGGAAAGGGTAACCCTATTTGTAAATCCAATTTTAATCTCCACGGAAGGTAAAGTGTTGCGTCTGGAGAAATGTGGTACTAAAAATGAACGTGAACTGGTTGAAAGACCTTTCCGGGTGAAACTGGATGCTGAAGATATCATACTGGCGGAACTCAACCCCGCAGCCATGGAAATACATCTAGAAAGAATCAAGGGACCCCTGACCTTTGAAGGGTCTGCGGCCTACGGTGTCTCCCACGAGATGGAACATCTGGCTGGTTGTGAGCATACCGGGAAATTCATATGGGAATTTAAGTATCGAGTGCAGGGTTGA
- a CDS encoding 2,3-diphosphoglycerate synthetase — MSTLLKMVCLIDGEHYLPVTKSALNTLDNIEHNEVVAAVFIGGTEKLRDATPESIGKKLGVKVYFGPDHHKIPYDLIVEVAVEHQADVVMDLSDEPVVDYSKRFKIASMVLEQGILYEGPDFSFQPLDEYDVLTKPSLKILGTGKRIGKTAVSAYAARLIHMENYNPCVVAMGRGGPEEPEIVRGDEIKITPQYLMEQSDKGVHAASDHWEDALMSRILTIGCRRCGGGMVGQVFITNMKQGAQMANEVDSEFVIMEGSGAAIPPIKTDRHIVLVGANQPIINIERFFGPYRIKMADLVVITMCEEPMASPGKVERIQKFIEGINPQATVIPTVFRPKPLESVEGKRVLFATTAPDSVKNVLIKHLEEEYGCTVVGTTPYLSNRPLLQKDIEKYIDQVDVMLTELKAAAVDVATKDALQAGLEVVYCDNIPLVIREEDNLDPAILEVVDQAIADHSNK, encoded by the coding sequence ATGAGTACCTTATTAAAGATGGTATGCTTGATTGATGGTGAACACTATCTTCCGGTTACTAAATCCGCATTAAATACTCTTGATAACATTGAACACAACGAAGTGGTTGCCGCGGTATTCATTGGAGGCACAGAAAAACTTAGAGATGCCACACCAGAATCCATTGGTAAGAAACTGGGAGTTAAAGTTTATTTTGGTCCTGATCATCATAAAATTCCCTATGATCTTATTGTGGAAGTAGCCGTGGAACACCAGGCCGATGTGGTTATGGATCTTTCTGATGAACCCGTTGTTGATTATTCTAAACGTTTCAAGATAGCTTCTATGGTACTGGAGCAGGGAATACTCTACGAGGGGCCGGACTTTTCATTCCAACCCCTGGATGAATACGACGTCCTCACCAAACCATCCCTTAAAATTCTGGGAACTGGTAAACGAATCGGTAAAACCGCAGTGTCCGCTTACGCTGCCCGTTTAATCCACATGGAAAACTACAATCCCTGTGTGGTGGCCATGGGGCGTGGAGGTCCGGAGGAACCGGAGATCGTCCGGGGAGATGAGATCAAAATCACACCCCAGTACCTAATGGAACAATCCGATAAGGGAGTCCACGCTGCCAGTGACCACTGGGAAGATGCCCTGATGAGTCGAATACTCACCATTGGATGCCGCCGTTGCGGTGGAGGAATGGTGGGGCAGGTGTTCATCACCAACATGAAACAGGGCGCCCAGATGGCCAACGAAGTTGATTCTGAATTTGTGATAATGGAGGGAAGTGGAGCAGCCATACCACCCATTAAAACTGACCGGCACATTGTACTGGTAGGTGCCAACCAGCCTATAATCAACATTGAGAGATTCTTCGGCCCCTACCGTATTAAAATGGCTGACCTGGTGGTTATAACCATGTGTGAAGAGCCAATGGCCAGTCCCGGGAAGGTGGAACGTATCCAGAAATTTATAGAGGGAATTAATCCCCAAGCCACGGTTATACCCACGGTGTTCAGGCCCAAACCCCTGGAATCAGTGGAGGGTAAACGTGTCTTATTCGCTACCACCGCCCCGGATTCAGTTAAAAATGTTCTTATAAAACACCTGGAAGAAGAATATGGCTGCACAGTGGTGGGAACCACGCCCTACCTGTCTAATCGGCCATTACTCCAGAAGGACATTGAAAAATACATTGACCAGGTTGATGTCATGTTAACCGAGTTGAAGGCGGCGGCAGTAGACGTGGCCACCAAAGATGCACTTCAGGCCGGTCTGGAAGTGGTGTACTGTGACAACATACCACTGGTAATCCGGGAGGAAGATAACCTGGATCCCGCTATCCTGGAAGTGGTGGACCAAGCCATAGCTGACCACAGTAATAAATAA
- a CDS encoding UPF0058 family protein — protein sequence MYKDELIQLHQFLVYVLKHLDHEYEVKDECKDYLCLNISPHHIHRTKAEHKYAIFVLSNSISEIIAANNGGTSSNISNGLSELVKRSRKELIRFQNDDALAIQKIEM from the coding sequence ATGTACAAAGATGAGCTTATACAGTTACACCAATTCTTGGTATACGTTTTAAAGCATCTGGACCATGAGTATGAGGTGAAAGATGAATGTAAGGATTACTTGTGCCTTAACATCAGCCCACATCACATACACCGCACCAAAGCCGAACATAAATATGCTATTTTTGTATTATCAAATTCTATTTCTGAGATCATTGCTGCCAACAACGGAGGAACTTCTTCTAACATTTCCAATGGACTCTCAGAATTAGTAAAACGGTCGCGGAAAGAACTCATACGATTCCAGAACGATGATGCCTTAGCCATCCAAAAAATTGAAATGTAA
- the hisD gene encoding histidinol dehydrogenase, whose product MKIIKTDDGTMEKFLQRSELDSSSIVNIVEDIVSNVRDNGDKALHHYTEKFDKVDLKDFLIEEEDLKRSIQKIDSQLMVSLKKAASNIEKFHQSQLPQEWSLEVDEGITAGQIVRPLERVGCYIPGGRAIYPSSILMTVIPAKVAGVEEIICCTPPGPDGTVPDMVLAAAYLAGADKVYRVGGAQAIAAMAYGTETIPAVNKIVGPGNIFVTAAKKMVYGQVDIDFPAGPSEVLIIADETGNPEYIALDLLAQAEHDPQAASVLVTTSMELAAAVKDQVEEELPLMKREEIITESLQKNGKIIVVNTIEDAIRFSNEYAPEHLIIATHNPEEVVEDIKNAGSIFLGNLTPVAAGDYGSGTNHVLPTSFCARMYSGLSTESFLKKPTVQRLSEEGLNNLKDVVIPLAEYEGLYAHAESFKKRLDGIKK is encoded by the coding sequence ATGAAAATTATAAAAACAGATGACGGAACTATGGAAAAATTCTTACAGAGATCAGAGTTAGACTCCAGTTCTATTGTCAACATTGTAGAGGACATTGTAAGCAATGTTAGGGATAATGGGGATAAGGCACTCCACCATTACACTGAAAAATTTGATAAAGTTGACCTTAAGGATTTTCTCATTGAAGAAGAGGATTTAAAGAGGAGTATCCAGAAAATTGACTCCCAGCTTATGGTTAGTCTTAAAAAAGCGGCATCCAACATTGAAAAATTTCACCAGTCCCAGTTACCCCAGGAATGGTCCCTGGAAGTGGATGAAGGCATAACTGCCGGTCAGATCGTCCGTCCACTGGAAAGGGTGGGTTGTTACATACCGGGAGGAAGGGCAATTTATCCGTCAAGTATTTTAATGACAGTTATCCCGGCAAAGGTTGCAGGGGTGGAGGAAATTATATGTTGCACACCTCCTGGTCCGGATGGAACGGTACCGGACATGGTTCTGGCGGCAGCATACCTTGCTGGTGCCGACAAGGTGTACCGGGTTGGAGGGGCACAGGCCATTGCGGCCATGGCCTACGGAACTGAAACCATTCCTGCGGTGAATAAAATTGTGGGACCAGGGAACATCTTTGTCACCGCTGCCAAAAAAATGGTATACGGACAGGTAGATATTGATTTTCCTGCCGGACCCTCCGAAGTCCTCATAATAGCCGATGAAACTGGTAATCCCGAGTACATTGCACTGGATCTCCTGGCCCAGGCAGAACACGACCCCCAGGCTGCCTCAGTACTGGTTACCACGTCCATGGAACTGGCCGCTGCCGTGAAGGACCAGGTAGAGGAAGAGCTGCCCCTTATGAAAAGGGAAGAGATCATCACTGAATCACTGCAAAAAAACGGTAAAATCATTGTGGTCAATACAATAGAGGATGCCATCCGGTTTTCCAATGAATACGCGCCGGAACACTTGATAATAGCAACCCACAATCCAGAAGAAGTGGTTGAAGATATTAAAAATGCAGGTAGCATATTCCTGGGAAATTTAACCCCAGTGGCTGCCGGTGATTATGGTTCGGGCACCAACCACGTCCTGCCCACCTCATTCTGTGCCAGGATGTACTCTGGCCTTTCCACGGAATCCTTCCTGAAGAAGCCAACTGTCCAGAGGTTATCTGAAGAAGGTTTAAACAACCTGAAAGATGTGGTTATTCCCCTGGCAGAATACGAAGGCCTTTATGCACACGCTGAATCATTTAAAAAGCGTCTGGATGGAATAAAAAAATGA